A stretch of Flavobacterium sp. N2270 DNA encodes these proteins:
- a CDS encoding translocation/assembly module TamB domain-containing protein — MQTYFGKYATNELNKAYGTDITIKNLTITPFGTVKLGNILVRDHHKDTLFYIDRLNSSILDFKKLYDSGHPYLGDVVLDGLDCKLTQYKGEKDTNLDRFIDAFDDGSPSSGRFRMKASSMTIFRSRFRYTDNNLETPKIIDFSQLNGLIEDFYIKGPNVYTNINKLSFKDYRGLFVENLKSKFTYTKSNILLENLNATTQESEMIGRVELKYKREDFSDFNNKVVFDAEFDKAIIASNDLNYFYNEFGKDNKFFIDTHLLGTLNNFTTHNLKLTDKYHSEITGNVTFKYLFDKTQSFYIKGNFDNLSSSYEKLNHILPRILGDNLPSNLIKLGNIDLNGNVELTSTYINSKVYLTSFLGAIDADLSLQNIDNIDNASYQGHIELENFNVGNFLNQNDLGAATLQVDVDGKGFNTKYLNTKIKGKIDKLYYNKYNYSNIEVDGTMKMPYFKGYLNSNDPNLRLDFNGLVDLSSKVKNYNFKTQIDYIDLAALHFSTIDTISIFKGNVTLDAKGNTFDDLEGVLNVNGASYLNTKEHYVFDEFQLTSSFDNDKVRTITVNSPDIITGKVVGKYKIDEVKKILENAVGSLYANYTPNELKSGQYLDFEFSIYNKIIDIFIPDVSISENTKFKGKINADEGKFEFDFNAPEVIAFENYFNNIKIDIDNKNPLYNTYIEMDSIRNKNYKIADFSLINVTMNDTLFVRTEFKGGKKSDDKFDLNLYHTIDENKNSVVGFKKSELNFKDYIWFINENEEKENKIVFDKKLSNFDFRNFTLSHNNQKMNFYGKLKDSTYKDFNLTFKDIDINKITPSVDSLKFDGNLNGMIKYVQNNTIYKPESQLTIDNLQINNIALGNLDFNIKGNKDFNKFFIDSKLKQDEDERFTLQGDLNYFEKETELNLEAGFDKFDISAFGPLLSSILSDVRGNATGKATIGGSLIDPEIDGRLYLNNSGVKVPYLNVNYDFEKNAIIDVTEHQFIFRNIEITDTKHKTKGVLHGNVRHDVFADWEIDLEIKSNNLLALDTKDSEDAYYFGTAFMNGFASVKGPTNALVIKVNGASEKGTEIKIPVSDSESMGDNSFLNFVKAKDKYSLKGEKAIEKNKYQGIELELDFDVDTNANIEIILDRDSGHSMNGSGYGSMHIEINTLGKFLMYGDFIVEEGEYNFKYGGLIDKKFNVKKGGTIRWEGEPLGANLDLEAIYTTEANPALLLESATFNKKVITNVSILLNGTISNPEPDFNIDFPNVSSVLKSEIDYRLQNKDTRQTQAMALLSTGSFMTAENAGNVAYGPLFERVSAILSDIFADEDSMLKFGLDYSQGDRVNQISDRVGVTLNTQINDKISINGKVGVPVGGVSQSVLVGNLEIQMKLNEDGTLQAHVFNRENDLNYNIGGNIGYTQGIGLTYSIDFDTFGEMLKKIFKKKDKQTNSDSNSSNQSSDSELSPDYMNWTQETRKKPIPEAEKEKEPLKVPEIE, encoded by the coding sequence GTGCAAACTTATTTTGGTAAATATGCTACAAATGAATTAAATAAAGCATATGGAACAGATATAACTATTAAAAATTTAACAATTACCCCATTTGGTACTGTTAAATTAGGAAATATTCTTGTTAGAGATCATCATAAAGATACTCTTTTTTATATTGATAGGTTAAATAGTTCAATTTTAGATTTTAAGAAACTTTATGATAGTGGTCATCCTTACTTAGGCGATGTTGTTCTTGATGGTTTAGATTGTAAGTTAACTCAGTATAAAGGTGAAAAAGACACCAATTTAGATCGATTTATTGATGCTTTTGATGATGGTTCACCTTCTTCTGGTAGATTTAGAATGAAAGCTTCTTCAATGACTATTTTTAGAAGTAGATTTAGGTACACGGATAATAATTTAGAAACTCCTAAAATAATTGATTTTAGTCAGTTAAATGGTTTAATTGAAGACTTTTATATTAAAGGGCCAAATGTTTATACGAACATTAATAAACTTTCATTTAAAGATTACAGAGGTCTTTTTGTTGAAAACTTAAAATCGAAATTTACTTATACAAAATCTAACATATTATTAGAAAACCTAAATGCTACAACTCAAGAATCTGAAATGATTGGTAGAGTTGAGTTAAAATATAAGAGAGAAGATTTTTCTGACTTTAATAATAAAGTTGTTTTTGACGCTGAATTTGATAAAGCCATAATTGCTTCAAACGATTTAAATTATTTTTATAATGAATTTGGTAAGGACAATAAGTTTTTTATTGACACACATCTTTTAGGTACCTTAAATAATTTTACAACTCATAATTTAAAATTAACAGATAAATATCATTCAGAAATTACCGGAAACGTTACGTTTAAATATCTTTTTGATAAGACACAATCGTTTTACATTAAAGGAAATTTTGACAATTTATCATCAAGTTATGAGAAGTTAAATCACATTTTACCTCGAATTTTAGGCGATAACTTACCTTCTAACTTAATAAAACTTGGAAACATTGACTTAAACGGAAATGTTGAGCTTACAAGTACATATATAAATTCGAAAGTATATTTAACTTCTTTTCTGGGAGCCATTGATGCAGATTTATCGCTTCAAAATATTGATAATATTGACAATGCTTCTTATCAAGGACATATTGAATTAGAGAATTTTAATGTTGGAAATTTCTTAAATCAAAACGATTTAGGTGCTGCGACTTTACAAGTTGATGTTGATGGAAAAGGATTCAACACAAAATATTTAAACACTAAAATTAAAGGAAAAATAGATAAATTGTACTATAACAAATACAATTATTCAAATATTGAAGTGGATGGAACTATGAAAATGCCTTATTTTAAAGGATATTTAAATAGTAATGATCCAAATTTACGTTTAGATTTTAACGGATTAGTCGATTTAAGTTCGAAAGTTAAAAACTACAATTTTAAAACTCAAATTGATTATATTGATTTAGCTGCATTACATTTTTCAACAATTGACACCATATCAATATTTAAAGGGAATGTAACTTTAGATGCAAAAGGAAATACTTTTGATGATTTGGAAGGTGTTTTAAATGTAAATGGCGCTTCTTATTTAAATACAAAAGAACATTATGTTTTTGATGAATTTCAACTAACATCAAGCTTTGATAATGATAAGGTAAGAACAATTACTGTTAATTCGCCAGATATAATTACAGGAAAAGTAGTTGGTAAATATAAAATTGATGAAGTTAAAAAGATACTAGAAAATGCTGTTGGTAGTTTATATGCAAACTATACTCCAAATGAACTAAAATCGGGTCAATACTTAGATTTTGAATTTTCAATTTACAATAAAATTATTGATATATTTATTCCAGATGTTTCAATTTCCGAAAACACAAAGTTTAAAGGTAAAATTAATGCTGATGAAGGAAAGTTTGAATTTGATTTCAATGCTCCAGAAGTTATTGCTTTTGAAAATTATTTTAATAATATAAAAATCGATATAGATAATAAGAATCCTTTATACAACACTTATATAGAAATGGATTCTATTAGAAATAAGAATTATAAAATTGCCGATTTCAGCCTTATTAATGTAACAATGAATGACACATTATTTGTAAGAACTGAGTTTAAAGGTGGAAAAAAAAGCGATGATAAATTTGATTTAAACCTTTATCATACTATTGACGAAAATAAAAATTCGGTTGTAGGTTTCAAAAAATCAGAACTTAATTTCAAAGATTATATTTGGTTTATAAATGAAAATGAAGAAAAAGAAAACAAAATTGTTTTTGATAAAAAATTATCCAATTTTGATTTCCGAAACTTTACTTTGTCACATAATAACCAAAAAATGAACTTTTATGGAAAGCTAAAAGATTCAACTTACAAAGATTTTAATTTAACATTTAAAGATATTGATATCAATAAAATTACGCCTTCTGTTGATAGTTTAAAGTTTGATGGAAACTTAAACGGAATGATTAAATATGTACAAAACAACACAATATATAAACCAGAATCTCAGCTTACAATTGATAATTTACAAATAAACAATATTGCTTTAGGAAATTTAGATTTTAACATTAAAGGAAATAAAGATTTTAATAAGTTTTTTATTGATTCAAAATTAAAGCAAGATGAAGATGAACGTTTTACTTTACAAGGTGATTTAAATTATTTTGAAAAAGAAACGGAACTTAATTTAGAAGCTGGATTTGATAAGTTTGACATAAGTGCTTTCGGACCTTTACTAAGTTCAATTTTATCTGATGTGAGAGGAAATGCAACCGGTAAAGCTACAATAGGTGGTTCTTTAATTGATCCTGAAATAGATGGTCGTTTATATTTAAATAATTCAGGAGTTAAAGTTCCTTATTTAAATGTAAATTATGACTTTGAAAAAAATGCAATTATAGATGTTACTGAACATCAATTTATTTTTAGAAATATTGAAATTACTGATACTAAGCATAAAACAAAAGGTGTTTTACATGGTAATGTAAGACATGATGTTTTTGCCGATTGGGAAATAGATTTAGAAATTAAATCAAATAATTTACTAGCCTTAGATACTAAAGATAGTGAAGATGCTTATTATTTTGGTACTGCATTTATGAATGGTTTTGCATCGGTAAAAGGACCAACAAATGCTCTTGTTATTAAAGTTAATGGTGCTTCAGAAAAAGGAACCGAAATAAAAATCCCAGTGAGCGATTCAGAGTCAATGGGAGATAATTCTTTTTTAAATTTTGTAAAAGCAAAAGATAAATACAGTTTAAAAGGAGAAAAAGCAATTGAAAAGAATAAATATCAAGGAATAGAACTAGAACTAGATTTTGATGTAGATACAAATGCTAATATTGAAATTATTTTAGATAGAGATTCAGGACATTCAATGAACGGAAGTGGCTATGGCTCAATGCATATTGAAATTAACACTTTAGGTAAATTCCTCATGTACGGAGATTTTATTGTTGAAGAAGGGGAGTATAATTTTAAATATGGAGGTTTAATAGATAAAAAATTTAATGTTAAAAAAGGAGGAACTATTCGCTGGGAAGGTGAACCTTTAGGTGCAAACTTAGATTTAGAAGCGATTTATACTACAGAAGCTAATCCTGCATTATTATTAGAAAGCGCAACTTTTAATAAAAAAGTAATTACAAATGTTTCTATTCTTTTAAATGGAACAATAAGTAATCCAGAACCCGATTTTAATATTGATTTCCCTAATGTAAGTTCGGTTCTAAAGAGCGAAATAGATTATCGATTACAAAATAAAGATACAAGACAAACTCAAGCAATGGCTTTACTTTCAACAGGCTCTTTTATGACTGCCGAAAATGCTGGTAATGTTGCTTATGGTCCTTTGTTTGAACGTGTAAGTGCTATTTTAAGCGATATTTTTGCTGATGAAGATAGTATGCTTAAATTTGGGTTAGATTACAGTCAAGGAGATAGAGTTAATCAAATATCAGACAGAGTAGGTGTTACATTAAACACTCAAATTAATGATAAAATTTCAATTAATGGAAAAGTAGGAGTTCCTGTAGGTGGTGTCTCTCAATCTGTTTTGGTAGGAAATCTTGAAATTCAGATGAAGCTTAACGAAGATGGTACACTTCAAGCTCATGTTTTTAATCGTGAAAATGATTTAAATTATAATATTGGAGGAAATATTGGTTACACACAAGGAATTGGATTAACCTATAGTATAGATTTTGATACATTTGGTGAAATGTTAAAAAAAATATTTAAAAAGAAAGATAAGCAAACTAATTCTGATTCTAATTCTTCAAATCAATCTTCAGACTCTGAACTTTCTCCTGATTATATGAATTGGACACAAGAAACAAGAAAAAAACCTATTCCTGAAGCTGAAAAAGAAAAGGAACCATTAAAAGTTCCTGAGATTGAGTAG
- the pfkA gene encoding 6-phosphofructokinase: protein MSTNINKIAVLTSGGDSPGMNAAIRAVVRTCAYHNVNCLGVYRGYQGMIEGDFKEMGPRSVNNIINKGGTILKSARSKDFMTAEGRKKAYNHLKKANVDALVVIGGDGSFTGAEIFNKEFNFPVIGIPGTIDNDIFGTSHTLGYDTALNTVVDVIDKIRDTASSHNRLFFVEVMGRDAGHIALNTGIGAGAEEILIPEEDLGLDRLLESLKRSKESGKSSSIVVVSEGDKTGKNVFELKDYVEEHMPEYDVRVSVLGHMQRGGAPSCFDRVLASRLGVKAVEALLEGKSNFMAGILSDKIVLTPLEQAIKGHFEIDKELIRVSDIMST from the coding sequence ATGTCAACAAATATTAATAAAATTGCTGTATTAACTTCTGGAGGAGATTCTCCAGGAATGAATGCTGCAATTCGTGCAGTTGTAAGAACTTGCGCGTATCATAATGTCAATTGTTTAGGAGTCTATAGAGGTTATCAAGGAATGATTGAAGGCGATTTTAAAGAAATGGGACCTCGTTCAGTCAATAATATTATCAATAAAGGTGGAACTATCTTAAAATCTGCCCGATCAAAAGATTTTATGACTGCTGAAGGTAGAAAAAAAGCATACAATCATTTAAAAAAAGCTAATGTTGATGCACTCGTTGTAATTGGTGGTGATGGTTCTTTTACAGGAGCTGAAATTTTTAATAAAGAATTCAATTTCCCAGTAATAGGAATTCCAGGAACTATCGATAATGATATCTTTGGAACAAGCCACACTCTTGGATACGATACTGCCTTAAATACTGTAGTTGATGTTATTGATAAAATTAGGGATACAGCTAGTTCTCATAACCGACTTTTCTTTGTTGAAGTCATGGGAAGAGATGCAGGTCATATTGCCTTAAATACAGGTATTGGAGCAGGTGCAGAAGAGATTCTTATTCCTGAGGAAGATTTAGGTTTAGATCGACTTTTAGAATCATTAAAGCGCAGTAAAGAATCAGGAAAATCATCAAGTATCGTAGTCGTTTCTGAAGGTGATAAAACAGGTAAAAACGTTTTCGAACTAAAAGATTATGTAGAAGAACATATGCCAGAATATGATGTTAGGGTTTCTGTTTTAGGTCATATGCAACGTGGCGGAGCGCCATCATGTTTTGATAGAGTTTTAGCCTCAAGGCTTGGAGTTAAAGCAGTCGAAGCATTATTAGAGGGGAAATCTAACTTTATGGCAGGAATATTAAGCGACAAAATAGTCTTAACTCCTTTAGAACAAGCCATTAAGGGTCATTTCGAAATAGATAAAGAATTAATTAGAGTGTCAGACATAATGTCTACATAA
- the gap gene encoding type I glyceraldehyde-3-phosphate dehydrogenase codes for MSKIKLGINGFGRIGRLVLRETINRDNIEVVAINDLLDVDHLAYLLKYDSVHGKFAGEVEVKEGKLYVNNKHIRVTAEKDPNNLKWNEVGTDIVAECTGIFTTLEKAQYHINGGAKKVVISAPSADAPMFVMGVNHESVKATDTIVSNASCTTNCLAPLAKVINDNFGIVEALMTTIHATTATQLTVDGPSKKDFRGGRSALLNIIPASTGAAKAVGKVIPELNGKLTGMAMRVPTADVSVVDLTVKVAKETTYEEIMAVIKKTSETSMKGILGYTEEDVVSTDFNSDPRTSIVDAKAGIGLNSTFFKIVSWYDNEYGYSSKLVDLSIHVANLK; via the coding sequence ATGTCAAAAATTAAATTAGGAATAAACGGATTTGGAAGAATAGGAAGACTTGTTTTAAGAGAAACTATAAATAGAGATAATATTGAAGTAGTTGCTATCAATGATTTATTAGATGTAGATCATTTAGCTTATTTACTAAAATACGATTCTGTACATGGAAAATTTGCTGGTGAAGTTGAAGTAAAAGAAGGAAAATTATATGTAAATAATAAACATATTAGAGTAACTGCTGAAAAAGATCCAAACAACTTAAAATGGAATGAAGTAGGAACCGATATTGTTGCCGAATGTACAGGAATTTTTACTACTTTAGAAAAAGCACAATATCATATTAATGGTGGTGCAAAAAAAGTAGTTATTTCTGCTCCATCTGCAGATGCTCCTATGTTTGTAATGGGTGTAAATCACGAAAGTGTAAAAGCTACTGATACCATTGTTTCTAATGCTTCTTGTACTACAAATTGTTTGGCACCTTTAGCAAAAGTAATCAATGATAATTTCGGAATTGTGGAAGCTTTAATGACAACTATTCATGCAACAACTGCAACACAATTAACGGTTGACGGACCTTCTAAAAAAGATTTCCGTGGTGGTCGTTCTGCTTTACTAAATATTATTCCAGCTTCAACTGGTGCTGCAAAAGCAGTAGGAAAAGTAATTCCAGAATTGAACGGAAAATTAACAGGAATGGCAATGCGAGTTCCTACAGCTGATGTTTCTGTTGTAGATTTAACGGTTAAAGTGGCAAAAGAAACTACTTATGAAGAAATTATGGCAGTTATTAAGAAAACATCAGAAACTTCAATGAAAGGAATTTTGGGTTATACTGAAGAAGATGTAGTTTCTACTGATTTTAATTCTGACCCAAGAACTTCAATTGTTGATGCAAAAGCAGGAATTGGTTTAAATAGTACTTTTTTCAAAATAGTATCTTGGTATGATAATGAATATGGTTATTCAAGTAAATTAGTAGATTTATCTATTCACGTAGCAAATTTGAAATAA
- a CDS encoding N-acetylglucosamine kinase, with amino-acid sequence MILLVDSGSTKADWTAVDNNGGTLFATATLGLNPSVLSGDEIIERISTNESISTNKKNIEKVFFYGAGCGTEKMKMYLKELLQNYFQNAEIQVYEDTYAAVFGTTPKGEKAIVCILGTGSNCSYFDGEKLHQKITSLGYIVMDDCSGNRFGRHIIRGYYFNEMPIYLREKLEQQYNLDADFIKNKLYKEPNPNAFLASFAKFLIEHKNTSFCKKYINEEIQLFIEHNILQFENAKEVPIHFIGSIAYYLKEELTEALHSHGLQIGNVYVKPMEGLINYHILNS; translated from the coding sequence ATGATATTATTAGTTGATAGTGGTTCTACAAAAGCGGATTGGACAGCAGTAGACAATAACGGAGGAACTCTTTTTGCTACGGCAACTTTAGGTTTAAATCCGTCAGTATTATCTGGTGATGAAATTATTGAACGTATAAGTACAAATGAATCAATATCAACTAATAAAAAAAATATAGAAAAGGTTTTCTTTTATGGTGCTGGTTGCGGTACCGAAAAAATGAAGATGTATTTAAAAGAATTGCTGCAAAACTATTTTCAAAATGCTGAAATTCAAGTATATGAAGATACTTATGCTGCGGTTTTTGGAACAACTCCAAAAGGAGAAAAGGCGATAGTTTGTATTCTTGGAACAGGTTCTAATTGTAGTTATTTTGATGGAGAAAAATTACATCAAAAAATCACTTCTTTAGGTTATATTGTTATGGATGATTGTAGCGGTAATCGTTTTGGAAGACATATTATTCGTGGTTATTATTTCAATGAAATGCCAATTTATTTGAGAGAAAAACTAGAACAACAATATAATTTAGATGCCGATTTTATTAAAAATAAATTATACAAAGAACCTAATCCAAATGCATTTCTAGCTTCTTTTGCAAAGTTTTTAATAGAACATAAAAATACTTCTTTTTGTAAAAAATATATTAACGAAGAAATTCAATTATTCATTGAACATAATATTTTACAATTTGAAAATGCTAAAGAAGTTCCTATTCACTTTATTGGTTCAATAGCTTATTATTTAAAAGAAGAATTAACCGAAGCATTACATTCTCACGGATTACAAATAGGTAATGTTTATGTAAAACCTATGGAAGGCTTAATTAATTATCATATTTTAAATTCATAA
- a CDS encoding methylglyoxal synthase — protein MEIAVIAHDGKKADMVQFLNKNKHILIEENIKLIATGTTGGKVESVGIKVKKMLSGPQGGDAQIAARVAEGKTKMVLFFKDPNSSHAHEPDISMLIRICDVHNVPLATNEATAQMLMNALLMD, from the coding sequence ATGGAAATCGCAGTAATTGCACACGATGGTAAAAAAGCTGATATGGTGCAGTTTTTGAATAAAAATAAACATATTCTTATTGAAGAAAATATTAAGTTAATTGCAACAGGAACCACTGGAGGAAAGGTAGAATCAGTAGGAATTAAAGTTAAAAAAATGCTTTCAGGTCCGCAAGGTGGCGATGCACAAATTGCAGCTAGAGTAGCAGAGGGCAAAACAAAAATGGTTTTGTTTTTTAAAGATCCAAATTCTAGCCATGCTCACGAACCCGATATTTCTATGCTTATTCGTATTTGTGATGTGCATAATGTTCCATTGGCTACAAACGAGGCTACAGCACAAATGTTAATGAATGCCTTGTTAATGGATTAA
- a CDS encoding RidA family protein translates to MKKIIFTKNAPAPIGPYNQAVLVNNTLYTSGQIAIDPKTNELVLDTIENETKMVMENMKAVLEAAEMNFSDVFKATIFISDMNNFARINAVYGAYFDEKTAPARETVEVACLPKNVNVEISMIACK, encoded by the coding sequence ATGAAAAAAATAATTTTCACCAAAAATGCACCAGCTCCTATTGGCCCCTATAACCAAGCGGTTTTGGTAAACAATACATTATACACCTCTGGACAAATTGCTATTGATCCAAAAACAAACGAGTTAGTTTTAGATACTATAGAAAATGAAACTAAAATGGTAATGGAAAATATGAAAGCAGTTTTAGAAGCGGCTGAAATGAATTTTAGCGATGTTTTTAAAGCTACTATCTTTATTAGCGACATGAATAATTTTGCCAGAATTAATGCTGTTTATGGCGCTTATTTTGATGAAAAAACAGCTCCTGCAAGAGAAACGGTTGAAGTGGCTTGTTTACCTAAAAATGTAAACGTTGAAATTTCAATGATAGCTTGTAAGTAG